One Anaerohalosphaeraceae bacterium DNA window includes the following coding sequences:
- a CDS encoding transketolase C-terminal domain-containing protein, which translates to MSTLGNTRLAFIETLIELAEQDPKTVLVCADSVLVVKGREFARRFPDRFIDVGIAEQNAVNCAAGLAACGLVPYVATYAGFLTMRACEQVRTFVAYPGLNVKLVGANGGISAGEREGVTHQFFEDLGILRTIPGITVVVPADDIQVRQAARALHKLQGPAYLRIGSGRDPRADCQDIPFELGKIRILAEHGKDVALFTNGFVVNRALQAAERLAREGIRAVVADVHTLKPLDVPGIVSLLTQTGAAVTVEDHNIIGGLGSAVAECSAEECPAPVKRVGLPDCYPRSGTPEALLDYYHIGINDIVEAARAAVKKKKT; encoded by the coding sequence ATGAGCACTTTGGGCAACACCCGTCTGGCCTTTATTGAGACCCTGATTGAACTGGCTGAACAGGACCCCAAAACCGTTCTGGTCTGCGCCGATTCCGTGCTGGTTGTCAAAGGCAGGGAGTTTGCGCGACGATTTCCGGACCGCTTTATTGACGTGGGAATCGCCGAACAAAACGCCGTGAACTGTGCGGCGGGTCTGGCGGCCTGCGGTCTGGTTCCCTATGTGGCAACCTATGCGGGCTTTCTTACGATGCGGGCCTGCGAACAGGTGCGAACGTTCGTGGCCTATCCGGGACTGAATGTCAAACTCGTCGGGGCCAACGGCGGCATCAGCGCCGGAGAACGCGAGGGAGTAACTCATCAGTTCTTTGAAGACCTGGGCATCCTGCGCACCATTCCCGGCATCACCGTTGTCGTACCCGCCGACGACATTCAGGTGCGGCAGGCCGCACGAGCCCTTCACAAACTCCAGGGCCCGGCCTATCTGCGCATCGGCAGCGGACGCGACCCCCGGGCGGATTGTCAGGACATCCCTTTCGAACTGGGCAAAATCCGCATCCTGGCTGAACACGGAAAAGACGTTGCCCTCTTTACAAACGGTTTTGTTGTGAATCGCGCCCTGCAGGCGGCTGAACGGCTCGCCCGGGAGGGAATCCGCGCCGTCGTTGCAGATGTCCATACCCTCAAACCCCTCGATGTGCCCGGAATCGTTTCCCTCTTAACGCAGACCGGAGCTGCTGTAACGGTGGAAGATCACAATATCATCGGCGGATTAGGCAGCGCCGTAGCCGAATGCAGCGCGGAGGAATGCCCTGCCCCCGTCAAACGAGTGGGGCTGCCGGACTGCTACCCCCGCTCCGGAACGCCGGAGGCACTGCTGGATTACTATCATATCGGGATAAACGATATCGTGGAGGCCGCTCGGGCCGCTGTAAAGAAGAAAAAGACATGA
- a CDS encoding aspartate/glutamate racemase family protein, with protein MKKKRLTLIHTSPLMIPVFNDLCRRLLPDIETVHMVDEGLLKDILREGCLTKPTARRLVGHILSAEQAGTDAILVTCSSLGKAAEIGRELATVPVIRVDEPMAKAAVQIGKRIGVIATLPSTLNPTAELICRQGPKDIELTAKLCEGAFEAVLSGNPAVHDKIVSEGILELAGRVDVIVLAQASMARVVQTIPPERLTVPVLSSPQPAIEYLTSVLK; from the coding sequence ATGAAGAAAAAACGACTCACACTTATTCATACCTCCCCTCTGATGATTCCGGTCTTCAATGACCTGTGCCGCCGGCTTCTGCCGGACATCGAAACGGTGCATATGGTAGACGAGGGGCTTCTGAAGGACATTCTTCGGGAAGGATGCCTCACCAAGCCGACCGCCCGCCGTCTGGTCGGCCATATTCTCTCGGCGGAACAGGCGGGAACGGATGCTATCCTCGTAACCTGCTCCTCCCTCGGCAAAGCCGCCGAAATCGGAAGGGAACTGGCAACCGTCCCCGTCATACGAGTGGATGAGCCGATGGCTAAAGCAGCCGTCCAAATCGGCAAACGAATCGGCGTCATCGCCACCCTGCCGTCCACCCTGAATCCCACGGCCGAGCTCATCTGCAGACAGGGCCCCAAAGACATCGAATTGACGGCAAAACTCTGTGAAGGGGCTTTTGAGGCCGTCCTTTCCGGCAATCCGGCCGTCCATGACAAAATCGTATCCGAAGGCATCCTCGAGCTGGCCGGACGGGTGGATGTCATCGTGCTGGCCCAGGCCTCCATGGCACGCGTGGTTCAGACGATTCCGCCGGAACGGCTGACGGTTCCGGTGCTTTCCAGCCCCCAGCCGGCCATCGAATATCTGACCTCCGTGCTTAAATAA
- a CDS encoding bile acid:sodium symporter family protein, with protein MAIRKKVSLFQTALGLSAACLLAALLFGLLIPAPMPAKIFAAACPVLLAVGLSDTPLKGFRYTVCIIAAVTAPLCFPEHFLRIGPVNLQDRRLILPIVQLVMFGMETQMSIQDFLGVAKMPKAVFIGTACQFTIMPLVGFALAKTFGFPPEIAAGIILIGSCSSGLASNVMNYIAGANLALSVTLTALAQLLAPLLTPLWMKLLAGEMVHIQFLKMMQEIILMVLLPIAAAFVYNAVRKERWHRLHRWMPILSMAGILYFTAVTTAAGRDHLLNIGILLFAAAALHNTLGYFLGYWATRLCGLDKNSCRTIAIEVGLQNGGMASGLAAAMGKLATVGLAAAVFSPWMNVSGSILANYWRKHPPNDTPSASG; from the coding sequence ATGGCTATACGAAAAAAGGTCAGTCTCTTTCAAACAGCATTGGGATTGTCCGCCGCCTGCCTGCTCGCAGCCCTGCTGTTCGGTCTGCTTATCCCGGCGCCGATGCCGGCCAAAATCTTCGCAGCAGCTTGTCCCGTTCTCCTGGCCGTGGGGCTGTCGGATACCCCCCTCAAAGGGTTTCGATATACCGTCTGCATCATCGCCGCTGTGACGGCCCCCCTGTGTTTTCCGGAGCATTTCCTCCGCATCGGGCCTGTTAACCTGCAGGACCGCCGTCTGATTCTGCCGATTGTGCAGCTGGTGATGTTCGGCATGGAAACACAAATGAGCATCCAGGACTTTCTGGGTGTGGCCAAAATGCCCAAAGCGGTCTTCATCGGAACGGCCTGCCAGTTTACCATCATGCCGCTGGTCGGCTTTGCCCTGGCCAAAACCTTCGGCTTTCCGCCGGAAATCGCCGCCGGCATCATTCTGATCGGCTCCTGCTCCAGCGGTTTGGCCTCGAACGTAATGAACTACATCGCCGGAGCCAACCTGGCCCTGTCTGTGACGCTGACCGCACTGGCCCAGCTGCTGGCGCCGCTGCTGACTCCCCTGTGGATGAAGCTGCTGGCCGGAGAAATGGTTCACATCCAATTCCTCAAAATGATGCAGGAAATCATCCTGATGGTCCTGCTTCCCATCGCGGCGGCCTTTGTGTATAACGCTGTTCGAAAAGAACGCTGGCATCGACTGCATCGGTGGATGCCAATTCTGTCTATGGCGGGCATCCTTTACTTCACCGCCGTCACGACGGCCGCCGGACGCGATCACCTGCTGAACATCGGCATCCTGCTTTTTGCGGCCGCCGCCCTGCACAATACGCTGGGCTATTTTCTGGGCTATTGGGCGACCCGGCTGTGCGGACTCGATAAAAACTCCTGCCGGACCATCGCGATTGAAGTCGGCCTGCAGAACGGAGGCATGGCTTCCGGCCTGGCTGCGGCTATGGGAAAACTGGCCACCGTCGGTCTGGCCGCCGCCGTCTTCAGCCCCTGGATGAATGTGTCCGGCTCCATCCTGGCCAATTACTGGCGCAAACACCCGCCGAACGACACCCCTTCGGCATCGGGTTAA
- a CDS encoding DUF5060 domain-containing protein, protein MKKMTLFLWMGLAGCLCAADSDRVEQWDFFELTLKGPSSGNPFVGVEFSAVFENAGRRFEPEGFYDGDGVFKVRFMPDAQGVWRYKTRSNYPELDGKEGQFVCTAPGPGNHGPVRVRNQYHFAYADGTPFFPFGTTLYEWPFQTEELKKQTLETLKQSPFNKARFLLIPPCKEHYVKGPNRLKEFAFVGDSRQTWDFSRFNPGYFRNLEWCVRQFRDLGMEADLIIFHPYDDGTWGFDRMDAATNEQYLRYVIARFAAYRNVWWCLANENSFLKYWTDADWDRMFQIVQERDPYGHLRSIHNADRIYDYNKPWVTHVSLQYYMAVRYLGISPMLRDMYQKPIVHDEINYEGNIPRRWGNISGEEMVFRFWSAYIGGAYATHGDCYGTSEDPTWISIGGRMQGQSPPRIAFLRKIIESGPSEGIDPIDYAFEPNIGGRAGEYYLIYFGREAMDRWTFRLPKKNLKDGMRFKAEVIDTWNMTIEPVQEVFEVRQKDAYTFADKDGRHIPLPGRPYMALRLQRVD, encoded by the coding sequence ATGAAGAAGATGACTCTGTTTCTCTGGATGGGGCTGGCCGGATGCCTCTGTGCGGCCGACTCCGACAGGGTGGAGCAGTGGGATTTTTTTGAACTGACTCTGAAAGGGCCTTCAAGCGGCAATCCGTTTGTCGGGGTTGAATTCAGCGCCGTCTTTGAAAACGCCGGGAGGCGGTTTGAGCCGGAGGGCTTTTATGACGGCGACGGCGTGTTTAAGGTTCGGTTTATGCCGGATGCGCAGGGCGTCTGGAGATATAAAACGCGCAGCAATTATCCGGAGCTGGACGGCAAGGAGGGGCAGTTTGTCTGCACAGCCCCCGGACCCGGCAATCACGGGCCTGTGCGGGTGCGCAATCAATATCATTTTGCTTATGCGGACGGCACGCCGTTCTTCCCGTTCGGAACAACCCTTTATGAATGGCCGTTTCAGACGGAGGAACTGAAAAAACAGACACTGGAGACGCTCAAACAGTCGCCGTTTAACAAGGCGAGGTTTCTGCTGATTCCGCCGTGCAAGGAACACTATGTCAAGGGACCGAACCGGCTTAAGGAATTTGCATTTGTCGGGGATTCGAGGCAGACCTGGGATTTTTCGCGGTTCAATCCGGGGTATTTCCGGAATCTGGAATGGTGTGTCCGGCAGTTCCGCGATTTGGGAATGGAAGCGGATTTGATTATCTTTCATCCGTATGATGACGGCACGTGGGGGTTTGACCGGATGGATGCGGCGACGAACGAGCAGTATCTGCGCTACGTAATTGCCCGGTTTGCGGCCTATCGGAATGTCTGGTGGTGTCTGGCAAATGAAAACAGTTTTCTGAAGTACTGGACGGATGCGGACTGGGACCGGATGTTTCAGATTGTGCAGGAGCGCGACCCGTACGGCCATTTGCGGTCCATTCACAATGCAGACCGAATTTACGATTACAACAAGCCGTGGGTGACGCATGTGAGTCTTCAGTATTACATGGCCGTGCGGTATCTGGGAATTTCGCCGATGCTGCGGGATATGTATCAAAAGCCGATTGTGCACGATGAGATTAACTACGAGGGGAATATTCCCCGACGATGGGGGAATATCTCCGGCGAGGAGATGGTGTTTCGGTTTTGGTCGGCCTATATCGGCGGGGCGTATGCAACGCATGGGGACTGCTATGGGACATCGGAGGACCCGACGTGGATTTCCATCGGCGGCAGGATGCAGGGGCAAAGCCCTCCGCGGATTGCGTTTCTGCGAAAGATTATCGAGTCCGGACCCTCGGAGGGGATTGACCCGATTGACTATGCCTTTGAGCCGAATATCGGGGGACGAGCGGGAGAGTATTATCTGATTTATTTCGGGCGGGAAGCGATGGACCGGTGGACGTTTCGCCTGCCCAAGAAAAATCTCAAAGACGGGATGCGGTTCAAGGCGGAGGTGATTGATACCTGGAATATGACGATTGAGCCGGTTCAGGAGGTGTTCGAAGTCCGGCAGAAGGATGCCTATACGTTTGCGGACAAAGACGGCCGGCACATTCCGCTGCCGGGTCGGCCGTATATGGCGCTGCGGCTGCAGCGGGTGGATTAA
- a CDS encoding glycoside hydrolase family 127 protein, whose protein sequence is MNKFSRMVLFALAAVLSAVGSAPALSRYAKLGNPQFGSVRWTEGFWAERFAVCRDVMVPNMWRLLSDPNVSHAWENFLIAAGKKEGQHRGPKWNDGDFYKWLEAAAYVYAVTKDEVLNRQMDEIIEVIGAAQRPDGYIHTPVLIAQRTGAAQAAEFAQRLDFETYNMGHLMTCACVHYQATGKTTLLQIARKAADYLYGVYKTRPETLAANAICPSHYMGTADLYRITGEPRYLELLKGLMEIRSLYKNGMDDNQDRIPFYEQREAVGHAVRANYLYAGAADLLAETGDERLRTPLESIWKDVVSRKLYIIGATGALYNGASPDGSWKQDSIQPVHQAYGRPYQLPNLTAHNESCATVGFVLWNKRMLMLTGEARYADAMEQALYNGVLAAVSLDGTKFFYTNPLRVTKDLPFELRWSRYRQPYISCFCCPPNVVRMIAESAEYAYSLSPEGVYVHLYGGNVLETKLLSGQKIRLRQMTDYPWDGTVLLTMEESPKEPFTVFVRIPGWSAGARIRINGRTAAAQAAPSQYVPLRRTWNAGDRIELEFPMELQWMEGHPLAEEIRGQAALQRGPIVYCLESADLPEGIRPADASVRPSDDWKARRRQDLLGGVVVVEGRGYIADGRPWGDELYRPVRLKKPDSIRLCLVPYYAWGNRGEGEMCVWLPVR, encoded by the coding sequence ATGAACAAATTCAGCCGAATGGTTCTTTTTGCCCTGGCGGCGGTTCTCTCCGCCGTCGGGTCTGCACCGGCGCTCAGCCGCTATGCGAAGCTGGGAAATCCGCAATTCGGTTCGGTGCGGTGGACGGAAGGGTTTTGGGCGGAGCGGTTTGCCGTATGTCGGGACGTGATGGTTCCGAATATGTGGCGTCTGCTGTCGGACCCGAATGTCAGTCATGCGTGGGAGAACTTTCTGATTGCCGCCGGAAAAAAAGAAGGGCAGCATCGCGGGCCGAAATGGAATGACGGGGATTTTTATAAGTGGCTGGAGGCGGCGGCCTATGTCTATGCCGTGACAAAAGATGAGGTCCTCAACCGCCAGATGGATGAAATCATTGAAGTCATCGGCGCTGCGCAGCGGCCGGATGGGTATATTCATACGCCCGTGCTGATTGCGCAGCGGACCGGTGCGGCCCAGGCGGCGGAGTTCGCCCAGCGGCTGGATTTTGAAACGTATAATATGGGCCACCTGATGACCTGTGCGTGTGTGCATTATCAGGCGACGGGGAAAACGACGCTGCTTCAGATTGCCCGCAAGGCCGCCGATTATTTGTACGGCGTATATAAGACGCGGCCCGAGACGCTGGCGGCCAACGCGATTTGTCCGTCGCACTATATGGGGACGGCGGACCTGTATCGAATTACGGGAGAGCCGAGGTATCTGGAGCTGCTGAAAGGGCTGATGGAGATTCGCAGTCTGTACAAAAACGGGATGGATGACAATCAGGACCGGATTCCTTTCTATGAGCAGCGGGAGGCGGTCGGCCATGCGGTTCGGGCCAATTATCTGTATGCCGGGGCGGCCGACCTGCTGGCTGAGACGGGTGATGAGCGTCTCCGGACACCGCTGGAGAGCATCTGGAAGGATGTAGTCAGCCGCAAACTGTATATTATCGGGGCGACGGGGGCACTCTATAACGGGGCCTCGCCGGACGGCTCGTGGAAGCAGGACAGCATTCAGCCGGTACATCAGGCCTACGGCCGGCCGTATCAGCTGCCGAATCTCACGGCGCACAATGAATCGTGTGCGACGGTTGGGTTTGTCCTGTGGAACAAGCGGATGCTGATGCTGACCGGCGAGGCGCGGTATGCCGACGCGATGGAGCAGGCGCTGTACAACGGCGTTTTGGCGGCCGTCAGTCTGGACGGGACAAAGTTTTTCTATACCAATCCGCTGCGGGTGACAAAGGATTTGCCGTTTGAATTGCGCTGGTCGCGCTATCGTCAGCCCTATATCAGCTGCTTCTGCTGTCCTCCGAATGTTGTACGGATGATTGCCGAATCCGCCGAATATGCCTACAGTCTGTCGCCGGAAGGGGTGTATGTGCACCTGTACGGCGGCAATGTTCTGGAAACGAAACTGCTGTCTGGACAGAAGATTCGGCTTCGGCAAATGACGGATTATCCCTGGGACGGAACGGTTTTGCTTACGATGGAAGAGTCGCCGAAGGAGCCGTTTACCGTCTTTGTGCGGATTCCGGGCTGGTCGGCGGGGGCCCGCATCAGAATCAACGGGCGCACGGCCGCCGCTCAGGCGGCGCCGTCGCAGTATGTTCCGCTTCGGCGGACCTGGAACGCCGGCGACCGGATTGAACTGGAGTTTCCGATGGAGCTGCAGTGGATGGAAGGACATCCGCTGGCGGAGGAGATTCGCGGCCAGGCGGCGCTGCAGCGCGGGCCGATTGTTTATTGTCTGGAGTCGGCGGATTTGCCGGAAGGGATTCGGCCGGCGGATGCATCTGTGCGGCCTTCGGATGACTGGAAAGCCCGCCGAAGACAGGACCTGCTGGGCGGCGTCGTGGTTGTGGAAGGGCGAGGGTATATTGCAGACGGGCGGCCGTGGGGTGATGAGCTTTATCGCCCCGTCCGCTTGAAGAAGCCCGATTCAATTCGCCTCTGTCTGGTTCCCTATTATGCCTGGGGCAACCGCGGCGAAGGCGAGATGTGCGTCTGGCTGCCGGTGCGATAG
- a CDS encoding glycoside hydrolase family 2 TIM barrel-domain containing protein, which yields MKGLQITVKVPALAMLLSFLSGCLRPAAAPVVPDCPDWENPSVVQRNCLPARASFVPYPDEETARTCRPEDSPYRLSLNGLWTFRWSPRPQERPADFYRPEYSVEAWETIRVPSNWQMEGYDVPIYTSSQYPFRIDPPRVTGEPPKEWTSWRNRNPVGSYRRTFELPAVWKGRRVFLHFAGVKSAFYVWVNGVFVGYSQGSMTPAEFEITPYVRTGRNVLAAEVYRWSDGSYLEGQDMWHLSGIFREVFLYCAGAVRIADFAVRTEPEAGDSVWRVLIQPRLDRAGDVEISGWAVRARLYDPSGQAVWPEPLRCDAEKILNADYSAEVLNERTPQRGPAKFEWLQGTVHNPRLWSAETPHLYTLVLTLEDSEGRTAEAVSCRVGFRQVRIENGRLLINGRPVRLYGVNRHEFDPDYGQAVPLERMREDIVLMKRFNINAVRTAHYPNDPRWYDLCDEYGIYIIDEANIESHGVRGLPANEPSWQTAFGDRGIRMVQRDKNHPSVIVWSLGNESGWGPNFAALAAWIRAFDPTRPIHYEGAQASAEDVNDPRDPAAVDFISRMYPKVRDLYESPMDKRWPRILQMAQDNRDSRPVLMCEYAHAMGNAVGNLKEYWEEIESNPRLVGGFIWDWADQGIRRRTADGREYFAYGGDFGDQPNSKDFCLNGLVLADRTVTPKLREVKKVYQPVRIEAADGGPRTIRVINRYVFTNLNTLEARWSLTRDGIAIQSGTLGRLECGPGEETTAVLPLELPEPPAAGDYRVRVSFHLTEPTLWAPAGYEVAWEQLPVREIKPEESSRSVSVPQIDVLEEPDGVRIKGQNFEAVFSRQTGTLSSLVYDGRELLSPQGGPVLQVYRAPTSNDRAFGKGRAYEWRQAGLDRLSRTVKSLQVSKKESGSVQIQTEAVSTTPSGAGLVHRTEWTVQGDGVIESVHRFEPFGTLPPLPRMGLVLHLAGKYAFVRWYGRGPQENYPDRNSSADIGLWSAAVQEMYVPYPRPQETGLRTDVRWLELTDVSGQGLRITAEEPMAFSALPYTAEDLEKAAHPFELTARNEVIVSLDARHSGLGNASCGPGVLPKYEVPPEPVQMRLRFSPCRAGKDAGSADLMQTSIQNTEIRESRK from the coding sequence ATGAAGGGCTTGCAGATAACAGTAAAAGTGCCGGCTTTGGCGATGCTGCTTTCTTTTTTATCCGGCTGCCTCCGTCCGGCGGCGGCCCCGGTTGTGCCCGACTGTCCGGACTGGGAAAATCCGTCTGTTGTGCAGCGGAACTGTCTGCCCGCCCGGGCGTCATTTGTGCCGTATCCGGATGAAGAGACGGCCCGAACCTGCCGGCCGGAGGATTCCCCTTATCGTCTTTCGCTGAACGGATTGTGGACGTTTCGCTGGTCGCCCCGTCCGCAGGAGCGTCCGGCTGATTTCTATCGGCCCGAATACAGTGTGGAGGCCTGGGAAACCATCCGGGTTCCCTCCAATTGGCAGATGGAAGGGTATGATGTGCCGATTTATACGAGTTCGCAATATCCATTCCGCATCGACCCGCCGCGTGTGACGGGAGAGCCCCCGAAGGAATGGACCTCATGGAGAAACCGCAATCCGGTCGGCTCGTATCGGCGGACGTTCGAGCTGCCGGCGGTCTGGAAGGGCCGGAGGGTTTTTCTTCATTTCGCCGGCGTCAAGAGCGCCTTCTATGTCTGGGTGAATGGGGTCTTTGTCGGGTACAGCCAGGGGAGTATGACGCCCGCAGAGTTTGAGATTACGCCGTATGTGCGAACCGGACGCAATGTCCTGGCGGCGGAGGTGTACCGCTGGTCCGACGGCAGTTATCTCGAAGGGCAGGATATGTGGCATCTGAGCGGCATCTTCCGGGAGGTTTTTCTGTACTGCGCCGGAGCGGTTCGGATTGCCGATTTTGCCGTCCGCACGGAGCCCGAGGCGGGGGACTCTGTGTGGCGTGTGCTGATTCAGCCCCGGCTGGACCGTGCGGGCGATGTCGAGATTTCCGGATGGGCCGTTCGGGCCCGGCTGTATGACCCGTCGGGGCAGGCGGTGTGGCCGGAGCCGCTGCGGTGTGATGCCGAGAAGATTTTGAATGCGGACTATTCGGCGGAGGTTCTCAACGAGCGAACGCCGCAGCGCGGACCGGCCAAATTTGAATGGCTGCAGGGGACGGTGCACAATCCGCGGCTGTGGTCGGCGGAAACGCCGCATCTTTATACGCTGGTGCTGACGCTGGAAGATTCCGAGGGCCGCACGGCGGAGGCGGTTTCGTGCCGGGTGGGGTTCCGGCAGGTGCGCATCGAGAATGGCCGACTGCTGATAAACGGCCGGCCGGTGCGGCTGTATGGGGTGAATCGGCATGAATTTGACCCGGACTATGGACAGGCCGTCCCGCTGGAGCGGATGCGGGAGGATATTGTCCTGATGAAGCGGTTCAATATCAATGCCGTGCGTACCGCCCATTATCCGAATGACCCGCGCTGGTATGACCTGTGCGATGAATACGGGATTTACATAATCGATGAGGCGAATATCGAAAGTCACGGCGTTCGGGGACTCCCGGCCAATGAGCCGAGCTGGCAGACCGCTTTTGGGGACCGCGGCATCCGCATGGTTCAGCGGGACAAAAACCATCCTTCCGTGATAGTCTGGTCGCTGGGGAATGAGTCCGGCTGGGGGCCGAATTTTGCGGCGCTGGCGGCCTGGATACGGGCGTTTGACCCGACGCGGCCGATTCATTACGAAGGGGCGCAGGCGTCTGCGGAGGATGTCAATGACCCGCGCGACCCCGCGGCGGTGGATTTTATCAGCCGGATGTACCCGAAAGTCCGGGACCTTTATGAATCGCCGATGGACAAGCGCTGGCCCCGCATTCTGCAGATGGCGCAGGACAATCGGGACAGCCGTCCGGTTCTGATGTGTGAGTATGCTCATGCAATGGGCAATGCCGTCGGCAATCTGAAGGAATACTGGGAGGAGATAGAATCCAATCCGCGGCTTGTCGGCGGGTTTATCTGGGACTGGGCGGATCAGGGGATTCGTCGGCGGACGGCCGACGGCCGAGAATATTTTGCTTACGGTGGAGATTTCGGCGACCAGCCGAACTCGAAAGACTTCTGCCTGAACGGACTGGTCTTGGCCGACCGGACCGTAACACCCAAACTCCGGGAGGTTAAGAAGGTCTATCAGCCGGTGCGGATTGAAGCGGCGGACGGCGGACCGCGCACCATTCGAGTCATCAACCGGTATGTGTTTACGAATCTGAATACGCTGGAGGCCCGCTGGTCTCTGACGCGGGACGGGATAGCAATTCAGTCGGGGACGCTGGGACGGCTTGAGTGCGGGCCCGGCGAGGAGACGACGGCGGTATTGCCGCTGGAGCTGCCGGAGCCGCCGGCGGCGGGGGATTATCGGGTTCGTGTGAGTTTTCATCTGACGGAGCCGACCCTTTGGGCCCCGGCGGGCTATGAGGTTGCCTGGGAGCAGCTGCCGGTCAGGGAGATCAAGCCGGAGGAAAGCAGCCGTTCGGTATCTGTGCCGCAGATTGATGTTCTGGAAGAGCCCGATGGTGTCCGGATAAAGGGACAAAATTTTGAGGCTGTTTTCAGCCGACAAACCGGTACGCTTTCTTCGCTGGTGTATGACGGGCGGGAACTTTTGTCGCCGCAGGGCGGCCCCGTTCTGCAGGTCTATCGGGCGCCGACAAGCAATGACAGGGCTTTCGGAAAGGGCCGGGCGTATGAGTGGCGGCAGGCGGGGCTGGACCGTCTGAGTCGAACGGTGAAGTCATTGCAGGTTTCCAAAAAAGAATCGGGCTCGGTTCAGATACAAACAGAAGCCGTCAGCACAACCCCGTCCGGAGCCGGGTTGGTTCACCGGACGGAGTGGACGGTGCAGGGGGACGGTGTGATTGAATCAGTTCATCGTTTTGAGCCGTTCGGGACACTGCCGCCGCTGCCGAGGATGGGGCTGGTTCTGCATCTGGCCGGGAAGTATGCGTTCGTTCGCTGGTATGGGCGCGGACCGCAGGAAAATTATCCGGACCGAAACAGCTCGGCAGACATCGGCCTTTGGTCGGCGGCGGTGCAGGAGATGTATGTTCCCTATCCGCGGCCGCAGGAAACGGGGCTGCGGACGGATGTACGGTGGCTTGAGCTGACGGATGTCTCCGGGCAGGGGCTGCGGATTACGGCGGAAGAACCGATGGCTTTTTCGGCTCTGCCTTATACGGCGGAGGATTTGGAGAAGGCTGCTCATCCTTTTGAACTGACCGCCCGAAATGAAGTGATTGTCTCGCTGGATGCCCGTCACAGCGGGCTGGGCAACGCCAGCTGCGGTCCGGGGGTGCTTCCGAAGTACGAGGTCCCGCCGGAACCCGTCCAGATGCGTCTGCGGTTTTCTCCGTGTCGAGCCGGCAAAGACGCCGGGTCGGCGGATTTGATGCAGACCTCTATTCAGAATACAGAAATCAGGGAGAGTCGAAAATGA